From Vogesella sp. XCS3, the proteins below share one genomic window:
- a CDS encoding cytochrome bc complex cytochrome b subunit → MSTGQKILNWVDERFPLSSMMKEHVTEYYAPKNFNFWYFFGSLALLVLVIQIVTGIFLTMNYKPDGTLNGAGIPVAFASVEYIMRDVAGGWIIRYMHSTGASMFFVVVYLHMFRGVIYGSYKQPRELVWVFGTLIFLVLMAEAFMGYLLPWGQMSFWGAQVIVNLFASIPVIGPDLSVFIRGDFVVGDATLNRFFALHVIAVPLILLALVVAHLIALHEVGSNNPDGVEIKKLKGEDGKPLDGIPFHPYYTVKDVLGVAVFLIVFSAIVFFAPEMGGYFLEHPNFDQADPLKTPPHIAPVWYFTPFYAILRAVPSFAGTQVWGVLAMGAAVVLIAFLPWLDKSPVKSIRYRGPKFKIMLTLFITAFIGLGILGALPSTNLRTIVAQLFSFIYFAFFLGMPFYTKNDVGTTPVPTRVTMSTPARQVRFVVLVAVTLVAATLFAKFI, encoded by the coding sequence ATGAGCACTGGCCAAAAAATCCTCAATTGGGTGGATGAGCGTTTCCCGCTGTCCTCGATGATGAAAGAGCACGTCACCGAGTACTACGCCCCAAAAAACTTTAACTTCTGGTACTTCTTCGGCTCCCTGGCACTGCTGGTGCTGGTGATCCAGATCGTTACCGGTATTTTCCTGACCATGAACTACAAGCCGGATGGCACGCTGAACGGCGCTGGCATCCCGGTGGCGTTTGCTTCGGTGGAATACATCATGCGTGATGTGGCAGGTGGCTGGATCATCCGCTACATGCACTCCACTGGCGCATCCATGTTCTTTGTCGTGGTTTACCTGCATATGTTCCGTGGCGTGATCTACGGTTCCTACAAGCAGCCGCGCGAGCTGGTCTGGGTATTCGGTACCCTGATCTTCCTGGTGCTGATGGCTGAAGCCTTCATGGGCTATCTGCTACCGTGGGGCCAGATGTCGTTCTGGGGGGCGCAGGTGATTGTTAACCTGTTTGCTTCCATCCCGGTTATCGGCCCGGATCTGTCGGTATTCATCCGCGGTGACTTCGTGGTGGGCGATGCGACGCTGAACCGCTTCTTTGCCCTGCACGTAATTGCTGTACCGCTGATTCTGCTGGCTCTGGTAGTAGCCCACCTGATCGCCCTGCACGAAGTGGGTTCCAACAACCCTGACGGCGTGGAAATCAAAAAACTGAAAGGTGAAGACGGTAAGCCGCTGGATGGCATTCCGTTCCACCCTTACTACACCGTCAAAGACGTTCTGGGTGTGGCAGTGTTCCTGATTGTCTTCTCCGCGATCGTGTTCTTTGCGCCGGAAATGGGTGGTTACTTCCTTGAACATCCGAACTTCGACCAGGCTGATCCGCTGAAGACCCCGCCGCATATTGCGCCGGTATGGTACTTCACCCCGTTCTACGCGATTCTGCGCGCAGTACCGTCGTTTGCCGGTACCCAGGTGTGGGGCGTGCTGGCAATGGGTGCTGCCGTAGTGCTGATTGCCTTCCTGCCGTGGCTGGATAAGTCCCCGGTGAAGTCAATCCGTTATCGTGGTCCTAAGTTCAAGATCATGCTGACCCTGTTCATTACCGCCTTTATCGGTCTGGGTATTCTGGGTGCACTGCCGTCCACCAACCTGCGCACCATCGTGGCTCAGCTGTTCTCCTTTATCTATTTTGCGTTCTTCCTGGGCATGCCGTTCTATACCAAGAACGACGTGGGTACTACACCGGTTCCGACCCGTGTGACCATGAGCACTCCAGCTCGCCAGGTACGCTTTGTGGTACTGGTGGCAGTAACGCTGGTGGCCGCTACCCTGTTTGCAAAATTCATCTGA
- a CDS encoding ammonium transporter codes for MSKKLLSLAALGALCTAFPALADGAPTLVETKVISAGDTAWMMTSTALVLFMTIPGLALFYAGMVRKKNVLATLMQSFAICALITVLWTVVGYSLAFTPGNSLIGGLDRILLDGMLYLKDEGKLTVHPLAGTIPEAVFMIFQMTFAIITPALITGAFAERMKFSTMLVFMALWSLLVYVPVAHWVWAPGGWMFDHGVLDFAGGTVVHINAGIAGLVAALVLGKRVGFGREAMPPHNLVLTLVGASMLWVGWFGFNAGSAVAADGRAAMAMVVTQVATGMAALSWMAAEWIAKGKPSVLGIVSGAVAGLVAITPAAGFVDAKGALAIGLISGAVCYWSATSLKHMLKYDDSLDAFGVHGVGGIIGALLTGIFAVKEIGGVEGNLMTQAVGVGATVVYCAIVTFILLKLLDMVMGLRVSEEEEREGLDVVLHGERVE; via the coding sequence ATGAGCAAGAAACTACTCTCGCTAGCAGCACTCGGCGCACTGTGTACAGCTTTTCCGGCGCTGGCCGATGGCGCGCCAACCCTAGTGGAAACCAAAGTCATCAGCGCGGGTGATACCGCCTGGATGATGACCTCCACCGCGCTGGTTCTGTTCATGACCATCCCTGGCCTGGCACTCTTCTACGCCGGCATGGTCCGCAAGAAAAACGTGCTGGCCACCCTGATGCAGAGCTTTGCTATCTGCGCGCTGATTACCGTGTTGTGGACCGTGGTGGGCTACAGCTTGGCATTCACCCCGGGCAACAGCCTGATTGGCGGCCTGGATCGCATCCTGCTGGACGGTATGCTGTACCTGAAAGATGAAGGCAAGCTGACCGTACACCCACTGGCTGGCACCATCCCGGAAGCCGTATTCATGATCTTCCAGATGACCTTTGCCATTATCACGCCAGCACTCATTACCGGTGCCTTTGCCGAACGCATGAAGTTTTCCACCATGCTGGTCTTCATGGCGCTGTGGTCTCTGCTGGTTTATGTACCGGTAGCGCACTGGGTATGGGCACCCGGCGGCTGGATGTTTGACCACGGCGTACTGGACTTTGCTGGTGGTACGGTTGTCCATATCAACGCGGGTATTGCCGGCCTGGTAGCCGCGCTGGTTCTGGGTAAACGCGTCGGTTTTGGCCGCGAAGCCATGCCCCCGCATAACCTGGTACTGACGCTGGTGGGCGCATCCATGCTGTGGGTTGGCTGGTTCGGCTTCAACGCCGGCTCCGCTGTAGCCGCTGATGGCCGCGCCGCCATGGCCATGGTCGTGACCCAAGTTGCTACCGGCATGGCCGCCCTGTCGTGGATGGCAGCCGAGTGGATCGCCAAAGGCAAGCCCTCGGTGCTGGGTATTGTGTCCGGTGCTGTTGCAGGCTTGGTAGCCATTACCCCGGCAGCGGGTTTTGTCGATGCCAAAGGTGCACTGGCAATTGGCTTGATCTCTGGTGCCGTGTGCTACTGGAGCGCAACCTCGCTGAAACACATGCTGAAGTACGACGACTCACTGGATGCTTTTGGTGTACACGGCGTAGGCGGCATCATCGGCGCACTGTTGACCGGTATCTTTGCAGTAAAAGAAATTGGTGGTGTGGAAGGCAATCTGATGACCCAGGCGGTAGGTGTAGGCGCTACCGTAGTGTATTGCGCCATCGTGACCTTTATCCTGCTGAAACTGCTGGATATGGTGATGGGTCTGCGTGTGAGCGAAGAAGAAGAGCGCGAAGGCCTGGACGTAGTACTCCATGGCGAGCGCGTAGAATAA
- a CDS encoding accessory factor UbiK family protein encodes MLSQKLFDEISNKISETIAASPAKDLEKNVKAMMAATFSRMDLVTREEFDIQQEVLAQTRAQLTELELRLVQLETQSATPASTDAQADPS; translated from the coding sequence ATGCTCAGTCAGAAACTGTTCGACGAAATCAGCAATAAAATCTCCGAAACCATCGCTGCCAGCCCGGCTAAAGATCTGGAAAAGAACGTGAAAGCCATGATGGCTGCAACGTTCAGCCGTATGGATCTGGTGACGCGTGAAGAGTTTGATATCCAGCAGGAAGTGCTGGCGCAAACCCGGGCTCAGCTGACCGAGCTGGAGCTCCGTCTGGTGCAGCTCGAAACGCAAAGCGCCACGCCGGCCAGTACGGATGCGCAGGCTGACCCTAGCTAG
- a CDS encoding Nif3-like dinuclear metal center hexameric protein translates to MKRSDLLKALDGKLEPWRFKDYAPNGLQVEGCDEIRRVVTGVTASQDLIDEAIRRQADAILVHHGYFWKSEAAPITGIKRQRIAALLRSNINLFAYHLPLDAHPELGNNAQLGQVLGLQNGAPSVTEPLIWTGELAQCTTAEALCEQVGRNLGRDALLLGDKTRSVQHVAWCTGGAQGYFEQAIALGVDVFITGEVSEQNQHLANETGVSFIAAGHHATERYGVKALGEWLAHDFALDVQFIDLFNPV, encoded by the coding sequence ATGAAACGATCAGATTTGCTCAAAGCGCTGGACGGCAAGCTGGAGCCGTGGCGCTTCAAGGATTACGCCCCGAACGGGCTGCAAGTGGAAGGCTGCGACGAGATCCGCCGCGTGGTAACCGGCGTCACTGCCTCGCAAGACTTGATTGACGAAGCCATCCGCCGGCAAGCCGATGCCATTCTGGTGCATCACGGTTACTTCTGGAAAAGCGAGGCAGCGCCCATTACCGGCATCAAGCGCCAGCGTATTGCGGCGTTGTTGCGCAGCAACATCAACCTGTTTGCCTATCACCTGCCACTGGATGCGCACCCGGAGCTGGGTAATAACGCGCAGCTGGGCCAAGTGTTGGGCTTGCAGAATGGGGCTCCGTCCGTGACTGAGCCGCTGATCTGGACCGGTGAGCTGGCGCAGTGCACTACTGCAGAGGCTTTGTGCGAGCAAGTTGGCCGCAACCTGGGGCGCGACGCACTACTGTTAGGGGACAAGACGCGTAGCGTGCAGCATGTGGCCTGGTGTACCGGTGGCGCGCAGGGTTATTTCGAACAAGCCATCGCTTTGGGGGTGGATGTGTTCATTACTGGCGAAGTGTCTGAGCAAAATCAGCATTTGGCCAATGAAACAGGCGTAAGCTTCATCGCGGCGGGCCATCATGCCACCGAACGCTATGGTGTAAAGGCGCTAGGCGAGTGGCTGGCGCATGATTTTGCCCTGGATGTGCAATTTATCGATCTCTTTAACCCGGTTTGA
- the groL gene encoding chaperonin GroEL (60 kDa chaperone family; promotes refolding of misfolded polypeptides especially under stressful conditions; forms two stacked rings of heptamers to form a barrel-shaped 14mer; ends can be capped by GroES; misfolded proteins enter the barrel where they are refolded when GroES binds): protein MAAKDVRFGDSARAKMVVGVNILADAVKVTLGPKGRNVVLDRSFGAPTITKDGVSVAKEIELKDKFENMGAQMVKEVASKTSDVAGDGTTTATVLAQAIVHEGMKFVTAGMNPMDLKRGIDKAVISLVGEIAKIAKPCATTKEIAQVGSISANSDSDIGEIIATAMEKVGKEGVITVEDGKSLQNELDVVEGMQFDRGYLSPYFINNQEKQIAALDNPFILLFDKKISNIRDLLPVLEQVAKSGRPLLIIAEDVEGEALATLVVNTIRGILKVVAVKAPGFGDRRKAMLQDIATLTGGTVIAEEVGLTLEKVTLDMLGQAKRVEVGKENSTIIDGAGDAALIQARVAEIRQQIEAATSDYDREKLQERVAKLAGGVAVIKVGAATEVEMKEKKARVEDALHATRAAVEEGVVPGGGVALLRARSTLADLETANADQAAGVKIVLKAIEAPLRQIVQNAGDEPSVVVNKVLEGKGNFGYNAATGEYGDMLEMGVLDPAKVTRSALQHAASVAGLMLTTDCMVAELPEDKPAMPDMSGMGGMGGMGGMM, encoded by the coding sequence ATGGCAGCTAAAGACGTACGCTTCGGCGATTCCGCCCGCGCAAAAATGGTAGTGGGTGTCAACATTCTGGCTGACGCCGTTAAAGTGACTCTGGGCCCGAAAGGCCGCAACGTGGTACTGGACCGCTCCTTCGGCGCCCCGACCATCACCAAGGATGGTGTATCCGTTGCCAAAGAAATCGAACTGAAAGACAAGTTCGAAAACATGGGCGCCCAGATGGTGAAAGAAGTCGCTTCCAAGACTTCCGACGTTGCCGGTGACGGCACCACCACCGCTACCGTACTGGCCCAGGCTATCGTGCACGAAGGCATGAAGTTCGTGACTGCCGGCATGAACCCGATGGACCTGAAGCGTGGTATCGACAAAGCCGTTATCTCGCTGGTAGGCGAGATCGCCAAGATCGCCAAGCCTTGCGCCACCACCAAAGAAATCGCCCAGGTTGGCTCCATCTCCGCCAACTCCGATAGCGATATCGGCGAAATCATTGCTACTGCAATGGAAAAAGTCGGCAAAGAAGGCGTGATCACCGTTGAAGACGGCAAATCGCTGCAGAACGAGCTGGACGTAGTAGAGGGCATGCAGTTCGACCGCGGCTACCTGTCCCCGTACTTCATCAACAACCAGGAAAAACAGATTGCCGCACTGGATAATCCGTTCATCCTGCTGTTCGACAAGAAAATCTCCAACATCCGCGACCTGCTGCCAGTACTTGAGCAAGTGGCCAAGTCCGGCCGCCCGCTGCTGATCATCGCTGAAGACGTAGAAGGCGAAGCGCTGGCTACTCTGGTAGTGAACACCATCCGTGGCATCCTGAAAGTGGTTGCCGTGAAGGCGCCAGGCTTCGGCGACCGTCGCAAGGCCATGCTGCAAGACATCGCTACCCTGACCGGCGGCACCGTGATTGCAGAAGAAGTGGGCCTGACCCTGGAAAAAGTGACCCTGGACATGCTGGGCCAAGCCAAGCGCGTTGAAGTGGGTAAAGAGAACTCCACCATCATCGATGGTGCAGGCGATGCCGCGCTGATCCAGGCACGTGTTGCCGAGATCCGTCAGCAGATCGAAGCCGCTACTTCCGACTACGACCGTGAAAAACTGCAAGAGCGCGTAGCCAAGCTGGCTGGCGGTGTTGCCGTGATCAAGGTCGGTGCAGCTACCGAAGTGGAAATGAAAGAGAAGAAAGCCCGCGTGGAAGACGCGCTGCACGCTACCCGTGCTGCCGTTGAAGAAGGCGTGGTGCCTGGCGGTGGCGTAGCCCTGCTGCGTGCCCGTTCCACCCTGGCCGATCTGGAAACCGCCAATGCCGACCAGGCTGCCGGCGTGAAGATCGTACTGAAAGCCATCGAAGCCCCGCTGCGCCAGATCGTGCAGAACGCCGGTGACGAGCCATCTGTAGTGGTAAACAAAGTGCTGGAAGGCAAAGGTAACTTCGGTTACAACGCCGCTACCGGCGAATACGGCGACATGCTGGAAATGGGCGTGCTGGATCCAGCCAAAGTAACCCGCTCCGCGCTGCAACACGCAGCCTCCGTAGCCGGCCTGATGCTGACTACCGACTGCATGGTAGCCGAACTGCCGGAAGACAAGCCTGCCATGCCAGACATGAGCGGTATGGGTGGTATGGGTGGTATGGGCGGCATGATGTAA
- a CDS encoding glutathione S-transferase N-terminal domain-containing protein, translating into MMTLYSGSTCPFSQRCRIVLFEKGMDFEIIDVDIHNKPEDLAVMNPYNEVPVLVERDLILHESNIINEYIDERFPHPQLMPADPVMRARARLFLFRFEQELFVHVKTLENGASGKEANKAREAIRDGLVTIAPIFAKQKFMLGDEFSMIDVAIAPLMWRLEHYGVDLGKNAAPILKYAERLFQRQSFIDSLTPAEKAMRK; encoded by the coding sequence ATGATGACCCTTTACTCTGGTAGTACTTGTCCTTTCAGCCAACGCTGTCGCATCGTGTTGTTCGAGAAGGGCATGGACTTCGAGATCATTGATGTGGATATTCACAACAAGCCTGAAGATCTGGCCGTGATGAACCCGTATAACGAGGTTCCGGTGCTGGTAGAACGCGACCTGATTCTTCATGAATCCAATATCATCAACGAATACATCGACGAGCGTTTCCCGCACCCGCAGCTAATGCCGGCAGACCCGGTGATGCGCGCGCGTGCCCGTTTGTTCCTGTTCCGTTTCGAGCAAGAGCTGTTTGTGCACGTAAAAACGCTGGAAAACGGTGCTAGCGGCAAAGAAGCCAATAAAGCCCGCGAAGCTATTCGTGATGGCCTGGTAACCATCGCGCCGATTTTCGCCAAGCAGAAGTTCATGCTGGGTGACGAATTCTCCATGATCGACGTTGCCATTGCGCCACTGATGTGGCGTCTGGAGCACTATGGTGTTGACCTGGGTAAAAACGCAGCGCCTATCCTGAAATACGCCGAGCGCCTGTTCCAGCGCCAGTCGTTTATCGACTCGCTGACGCCTGCAGAAAAGGCCATGCGCAAGTAA
- the groES gene encoding co-chaperone GroES: MAIRPLHDRVVIKRLEAEEKTASGIVLPGAAAEKPDMGEVVAVGNGKILENGDRRALELKVGDKVIFGKYSGQTVKVDGDELLVMREEDVMGIVE; encoded by the coding sequence ATGGCAATTCGTCCTCTGCACGATCGTGTTGTTATCAAGCGCCTCGAGGCTGAAGAAAAAACCGCCTCCGGCATCGTTCTGCCGGGCGCCGCAGCTGAAAAACCAGACATGGGTGAAGTCGTTGCCGTAGGCAACGGCAAGATCCTGGAAAACGGCGATCGCCGTGCGCTGGAGCTGAAAGTTGGCGACAAGGTTATCTTCGGCAAGTATTCCGGCCAAACCGTCAAGGTTGACGGTGATGAGCTCCTCGTTATGCGCGAGGAAGACGTGATGGGCATCGTTGAGTAA
- a CDS encoding FAD-dependent oxidoreductase: MGDVFQFMKLSRNPGDKVEVAVRKIEFKEIYTPLHAVDATDQAGRCLSCGNPYCEWECPVHNYIPNWLKLVKEGKLFEAAEMSHKTNSLPEICGRVCPQDRLCEGACTLEQGGFGAVTIGSVEKFITDEAYKAGWRPDMSKVVWTDKKVAIIGAGPAGLACADVLVRNGVRPVVIDRYEEIGGLLTFGIPEFKLEKSVVQRRREIMEGMGVTFQLNTEVGRDVEIEALLEQYDAVFMGMGAYKYMKGGFEGESLPGVLEALPFLINNVRQCMDTLPAGDAPLSMAGKRVVVLGGGDTAMDCNRTSIRQGASKVICAYRRDEANMPGSKREVANAKEEGVEFLWNRQPMGVEQAADGSLRLKLAETRLGAPDAKGRRNAEIVPGSEEVIECDHVIVAFGFQVEAASWFERQGIASNAQGRTVAPANGQFKHQTSNPKIFAGGDQVRGADLVVRAVFEGRQAAEGMLAYLQVW, from the coding sequence ATGGGTGACGTTTTCCAGTTCATGAAGCTCTCGCGCAACCCGGGCGACAAAGTAGAAGTTGCCGTGCGCAAGATCGAATTCAAAGAGATTTACACCCCGCTACACGCGGTGGACGCGACAGACCAGGCCGGCCGCTGCCTGTCCTGTGGCAACCCTTACTGCGAGTGGGAGTGCCCGGTGCACAACTACATTCCTAACTGGCTGAAGCTGGTGAAGGAAGGCAAGCTGTTCGAGGCGGCCGAGATGTCGCACAAGACCAATAGCCTGCCGGAAATCTGCGGCCGCGTTTGCCCGCAAGATCGCCTGTGCGAAGGCGCTTGCACGCTGGAGCAGGGTGGCTTTGGCGCCGTGACCATTGGCAGCGTAGAAAAATTCATCACCGATGAAGCCTACAAAGCCGGCTGGCGCCCGGATATGTCCAAAGTGGTGTGGACCGACAAGAAGGTTGCCATCATTGGTGCCGGCCCTGCTGGCCTGGCCTGTGCCGACGTGCTGGTGCGTAACGGCGTACGCCCGGTAGTGATCGACCGCTACGAAGAAATCGGCGGCCTGCTGACTTTCGGCATCCCCGAGTTCAAGCTGGAAAAGAGCGTGGTGCAACGCCGCCGCGAGATCATGGAAGGCATGGGCGTGACCTTCCAGCTAAATACCGAAGTGGGTCGCGATGTCGAAATCGAGGCGCTGCTGGAGCAGTACGACGCCGTGTTCATGGGCATGGGCGCCTACAAGTACATGAAGGGTGGTTTTGAAGGCGAAAGCCTGCCTGGCGTGCTGGAAGCGCTGCCTTTCCTGATCAACAACGTGCGCCAGTGCATGGATACGCTGCCTGCCGGCGATGCACCACTATCCATGGCCGGCAAGCGAGTGGTAGTGCTCGGTGGTGGCGATACCGCCATGGACTGCAATCGCACCTCCATCCGCCAGGGCGCCAGCAAGGTGATCTGTGCCTATCGCCGCGACGAGGCCAATATGCCGGGCTCCAAGCGCGAAGTGGCCAATGCCAAGGAAGAGGGTGTGGAGTTCCTGTGGAACCGCCAGCCTATGGGCGTAGAGCAGGCAGCCGATGGCAGCTTGCGCCTGAAACTGGCTGAAACCCGCCTGGGCGCGCCGGACGCCAAAGGCCGTCGTAATGCCGAGATCGTGCCAGGCAGCGAAGAGGTCATCGAGTGCGATCACGTTATCGTGGCTTTTGGCTTCCAGGTAGAAGCCGCTAGCTGGTTCGAACGCCAGGGCATTGCCAGCAATGCGCAGGGCCGTACCGTGGCCCCGGCCAATGGCCAGTTCAAGCACCAGACCAGCAACCCGAAAATCTTTGCGGGTGGTGACCAGGTGCGCGGTGCCGACCTGGTAGTGCGTGCGGTATTTGAAGGCCGCCAGGCTGCAGAAGGCATGCTGGCTTATCTGCAAGTCTGGTAA
- a CDS encoding cytochrome c1 — protein MNKTIRQLVAAVALMVPAVGAFASAEGPALEKAPINIQDTESLQRGAQTFVNYCLSCHSASAMRYNRLTDIGLSEEQIKSNLMFATDKIGEQMNVAMDKKDAKAWFGATPPDLSVIARSRGADYLYGYLRGFYRDPSRPTGWNNLVFDKVGMPHILWEWQGEQELRTHKGADGHEEHKLELVNAGTLTKLENGKANTAEFDKRMADLTNFLVYIGEPVQVKRHQVGYTVLLYLFLLLLPFAYFLKKEYWKDIH, from the coding sequence ATGAACAAGACTATCCGTCAACTGGTTGCCGCCGTAGCCCTCATGGTTCCTGCTGTTGGTGCGTTTGCTTCTGCCGAAGGCCCTGCCCTCGAAAAAGCACCAATCAACATCCAGGATACCGAAAGCTTGCAGCGTGGCGCACAGACCTTTGTGAACTACTGCCTGTCCTGCCATTCGGCCAGCGCCATGCGCTATAACCGTCTGACTGACATTGGCCTTTCCGAAGAGCAGATCAAGTCCAACCTGATGTTTGCTACCGACAAGATCGGCGAGCAAATGAACGTGGCCATGGACAAGAAAGATGCCAAGGCCTGGTTTGGTGCAACACCCCCGGACTTGTCCGTGATTGCGCGCTCGCGTGGTGCCGACTACCTGTACGGCTACCTGCGTGGCTTCTATCGTGACCCTAGCCGCCCAACCGGCTGGAACAACCTGGTATTCGACAAGGTGGGCATGCCGCACATCCTGTGGGAATGGCAAGGTGAGCAAGAGCTGCGTACCCATAAAGGCGCAGACGGTCATGAAGAGCACAAGCTGGAGCTGGTGAATGCCGGCACGCTGACCAAGCTGGAAAACGGCAAGGCTAATACCGCCGAGTTTGACAAGCGTATGGCCGACCTGACCAACTTCCTGGTTTATATCGGTGAGCCGGTACAAGTGAAGCGCCATCAGGTGGGTTACACCGTACTGCTGTATCTGTTCTTGCTGCTGTTGCCTTTCGCCTATTTCCTGAAGAAGGAATACTGGAAAGACATCCACTAA
- the glnK gene encoding P-II family nitrogen regulator, which translates to MKLVSAIIKPFKLDEVREALSAIGVQGITVTEVKGFGRQKGHTELYRGAEYVVDFLPKVKLEIAISNEQLDQVVEAIETAARTGKIGDGKIFVYDLEQVVRIRTGETGADAV; encoded by the coding sequence ATGAAACTGGTCAGCGCCATTATCAAGCCCTTCAAGCTTGACGAAGTCCGTGAAGCCCTTTCCGCCATCGGCGTGCAAGGTATTACCGTTACCGAAGTGAAAGGTTTTGGCCGCCAGAAAGGCCACACAGAGTTATACCGTGGCGCAGAATATGTCGTGGACTTTCTACCGAAGGTCAAACTGGAAATTGCCATTAGTAACGAGCAGCTGGATCAAGTAGTTGAAGCCATCGAAACAGCCGCCCGTACCGGCAAAATCGGTGATGGCAAGATCTTCGTCTACGATCTGGAGCAAGTGGTTCGTATCCGTACCGGTGAAACTGGCGCCGACGCCGTTTAA
- a CDS encoding ClpXP protease specificity-enhancing factor, translating to MTASTRPYLIRAIHQWCTDQGQTPYMVVWVDENVQVPMEFVKNNEIVLNVGYGATQGLSIENDWISFSARFGGISREIWVPVGNVLSIFSRDSGEGMGFELEKLADTAVRPSVAAEVTATPAEPATDAAPQGAKVITFPGRRS from the coding sequence ATGACAGCCAGTACCAGGCCTTATCTGATTCGTGCCATTCATCAGTGGTGCACCGATCAGGGGCAGACACCTTATATGGTGGTGTGGGTCGACGAGAATGTGCAGGTGCCGATGGAGTTTGTGAAGAACAACGAGATCGTGCTCAATGTTGGCTACGGTGCTACGCAGGGCTTGAGTATCGAAAATGACTGGATTTCGTTTTCGGCGCGCTTTGGTGGTATCTCGCGTGAAATCTGGGTGCCTGTCGGTAATGTGCTGTCCATCTTTTCACGCGACTCTGGTGAAGGTATGGGCTTTGAGCTGGAGAAGCTCGCAGACACGGCGGTGCGCCCATCTGTCGCTGCCGAGGTGACCGCTACCCCGGCCGAGCCTGCTACCGATGCTGCGCCGCAAGGGGCGAAGGTCATCACGTTTCCAGGGCGTCGCAGCTAA
- the petA gene encoding ubiquinol-cytochrome c reductase iron-sulfur subunit, whose translation MSEQHVDAGRRRFLTVATSAVGGVAAAGVAVPFLMSFAPSERAKAAGAPVEVDISKLEPGQKINVEWRGKPVWVLSRTPEQLKNLSTIEGDLLDPKSEAPQQPAYCQNATRSIKPEVLVAVGICTHLGCSPTHRPDLAPADLGPKWVGGFYCPCHGSKFDLAARVYNGVPAPKNMEIPPHKYLTDTTLLIGDDK comes from the coding sequence ATGAGTGAACAACACGTTGATGCGGGGCGCCGTCGTTTTCTGACGGTGGCCACCAGCGCGGTTGGTGGTGTGGCGGCAGCCGGTGTGGCTGTCCCGTTTTTGATGAGCTTTGCACCTTCTGAGCGTGCCAAGGCTGCAGGTGCGCCAGTAGAAGTGGACATCAGCAAGCTGGAGCCGGGCCAGAAGATCAACGTCGAATGGCGTGGCAAGCCGGTATGGGTTCTGTCCCGTACACCTGAGCAGCTGAAAAACCTGTCGACTATCGAAGGCGATCTGCTGGACCCGAAATCGGAAGCGCCGCAGCAACCGGCGTATTGCCAGAATGCGACCCGCTCCATCAAGCCGGAAGTACTGGTAGCCGTGGGTATCTGTACGCACCTGGGCTGTTCTCCGACCCACCGTCCGGACCTGGCGCCTGCCGACCTGGGCCCGAAATGGGTTGGCGGTTTCTACTGTCCATGCCATGGCTCCAAGTTTGACTTGGCTGCCCGTGTCTACAACGGTGTGCCGGCGCCAAAGAACATGGAAATCCCGCCGCACAAGTACCTGACCGATACCACGCTGCTGATCGGCGATGACAAGTAA